From Aspergillus chevalieri M1 DNA, chromosome 4, nearly complete sequence, a single genomic window includes:
- a CDS encoding uncharacterized protein (COG:S;~EggNog:ENOG410Q1KJ) encodes MTTVKSNIPSRQPDLCQRMPRDCWMGVFDHMEADEIVTMLSASGDLIASVRPSMYSTIAWGWNTVPQARILRLLRAVLQCPELASNIQHVSILSSSQYVLTEEWKNDPRDGQDGPLWNQNLESFSDVVEQSESIVDKAQLPEILKWNGALQKGNSYAYVTILLSQLHNLKSLRLDYSFVWKSGFPGLMMKHALFSTPNTVLSSFNSLTAIDYGSNVPLSEEFDPIFNIFDELNGYPPCDHNQFMAWFHLPSIQSISIWLRSFQDVITGEDQESSLELLSKKKMCHLCCPR; translated from the exons atgacgacagTGAAATCAAACATACCTTCAAGGCAGCCAGA CTTATGCCAGCGGATGCCCAGGGATTGCTGGATGGGAGTCTTTGACCATATGGAAGCAGACGAAATCGTGACTATGTTGTCTGCATCTGGGGATCTCATCGCATCTGTTCGGCCTTCGATGTATAGCACTATCGCATGGGGGTGGAACACTGTGCCCCAAGCACGCATTCTGCGCTTACTGCGGGCTGTTCTACAGTGCCCTGAACTGGCCTCAAATATCCAGCACGTCTCGATCTTGTCATCTTCGCAATATGTGCTCACCGAAGAATGGAAAAACGACCCACGAGATGGCCAGGATGGGCCACTTTGGAATCAAAATCTTGAGAGTTTCAGCGACGTCGTGGAGCAGTCTGAATCAATTGTTGACAAAGCTCAGCTCCCAGAGATTTTGAAATGGAATGGAGCGCTCCAGAAAGGCAATTCCTATGCATACGTGACCATTCTCCTCTCCCAATTACACAACCTTAAATCTCTTCGGCTGGACTACTCCTTTGTCTGGAAATCAGGGTTTCCTGGATTGATGATGAAGCACGCGTTATTTTCCACACCAAATACCGTACTATCATCTTTTAACTCTCTTACGGCTATTGACTATGGTAGTAATGTACCCCTGTCTGAGGAGTTTGACCCCATCTTTAATATTTTCGATGAATTGAATGGCTACCCTCCTTGTGATCATAACCAATTCATGGCCTGGTTCCATCTGCCTTCCATTCAatccatatccatttggCTACGGAGCTTTCAAGACGTTATTACTGGTGAGGACCAGGAGTCATCGCTCGAGCTACTatcaaagaagaagatgTGCCATCTTTGCTGTCCCAGATGA
- a CDS encoding putative U-box domain protein (COG:O;~EggNog:ENOG410PP5I;~InterPro:IPR011990,IPR013083,IPR019734,IPR003613;~PFAM:PF04564;~go_function: GO:0004842 - ubiquitin-protein transferase activity [Evidence IEA];~go_function: GO:0005515 - protein binding [Evidence IEA];~go_process: GO:0016567 - protein ubiquitination [Evidence IEA]), which yields MAFELKEKGNQLFKEGDYNGAEDYFSQAIQKNSREPTFFTNRALTRLRLEKWPGVEQDARAAIALYGQESPNRLKSSGYLVQALLGQQQPQPAYNVAIEAYRDSLSSKSPQTENLSKLVLRAKQQIWALKETRRLREMNDTLATVEGLIEAELQRSLDDLRGQLNAGEIGEIGFVEDEKALRADAERNIQNTREAFRAASKGEIAERVVPDYLVDGISFEIMHDPVITPSGTSFDRVGIVKYVEQSGTDPLTRVNMSVKDLRPNYALKAACEEFLDKNGWAVDW from the exons ATGGCTTTTGaattaaaagaaaaaggtaATCAACTCTTCAAAGAGGGCGATTACAATGGCGCCGAAGATTACTTCTCCCAAGC GATCCAAAAGAACTCCCGCGAACCAACCTTCTTCACCAACCGCGCCCTAACCCGCCTGCGCCTGGAGAAATGGCCCGGTGTGGAACAAGACGCCCGCGCCGCCATCGCGCTCTACGGACAGGAGAGCCCCAACCGTCTTAAAAGCAGCGGCTACCTCGTGCAAGCACTTCTCGGCCAACAGCAGCCGCAACCTGCCTACAATGTCGCCATTGAAGCCTACCGCGACAGTCTTTCCTCCAAGTCCCCGCAGACCGAGAACCTTTCCAAGCTCGTCCTGCGGGCTAAGCAGCAGATCTGGGCGCTCAAGGAAACGCGACGCCTGCGCGAAATGAATGATACACTTGCGACGGTGGAGGGGCTTATCGAAGCTGAGCTACAACGCTCACTCGACGACTTGCGCGGTCAGCTGAACGCCGGGGAGATCGGAGAGATTGGGTTTGTGGAGGATGAAAAGGCGCTCCGTGCGGATGCGGAGCGGAACATCCAGAATACTCGCGAGGCTTTCCGGGCTGCGTCGAAAGGGGAAATTGCTGAGCGGGTGGTACCGGATTATCTAGTCGATGGGATCTCATTCGAGATCATGCATGATCCGGTCATCACGCCGTCGGGGACCAGTTTTGATCGCGTGGGGATCGTCAAGTATGTTGAGCAGTCTGGGACTGACCCCCTGACAAGAGTGAACATGTCTGTTAAAGATTTACGGCCCAATTATGCGCTTAAGGCGGCTTGTGAGGAGTTTCTGGATAAGAATGGGTGGGCGGTTGATTGGTGA
- a CDS encoding uncharacterized protein (COG:I;~EggNog:ENOG410Q28P;~InterPro:IPR014352,IPR035984,IPR000582;~PFAM:PF00887;~go_function: GO:0000062 - fatty-acyl-CoA binding [Evidence IEA]) has protein sequence MSATAYIDTLTNTAAFDPSVQNAAAALAPSKETLQAAIDAALAMDETAAALSGEQAEVLKKGFEYATQVVKMLTKEPAPEEKLDLYKYFKRANNETPAQPSMFNFEAKYKYNAWKEISHISEQKALVLYIKQVDALINKYGTRS, from the exons ATGTCCGCTACCGCCTACATCGACACCCTCACCAACACCGCCGCCTTTGACCCCTCCGTCCAGAATGCCGCGGCGGCCCTAGCCCCCTCCAAGGAAACCCTCCAGGCCGCCATCGACGCCGCCCTGGCCATGGACGAGACCGCCGCCGCGCTGAGCGGCGAGCAGGCCGAGGTGCTCAAGAAGGGCTTCGAGTATGCGACGCAGGTCGTGAAGATGTTGACTAAGGAGCCTGCTCCGGAGGAGAAGTTGGAC ctgtacaagtacttcaAGCGCGCGAACAATGAGACCCCCGCTCAGCCGTCGATGTTCAACTTCGAG GCtaagtacaagtacaacgCCTGGAAGGAGATCAGCCACATCAGCGAGCAGAAGGCTCTGGTCCTCTACATCAAGCAGGTCGATGCCCTCATTAACAAGTATGGCACTCGCTCGTAA
- a CDS encoding tyrosyl-DNA phosphodiesterase 1 (COG:L;~EggNog:ENOG410PIHZ;~InterPro:IPR027415,IPR010347;~PFAM:PF06087;~go_component: GO:0005634 - nucleus [Evidence IEA];~go_function: GO:0008081 - phosphoric diester hydrolase activity [Evidence IEA];~go_process: GO:0006281 - DNA repair [Evidence IEA]), with translation MDRPAKRTKISPPGHDLPIVGTESLPAGDNGLASLHRSITPPPQRRQTSTAAVSDEMKPIETPKQNHMPTIIYSSPIQLTHIRDLPASSGNNVDTIRLRDILGDPMIRECWQFNFLIDVDFLMSQFDEDVRDLVKVKVVHGSWKRDAPNRIRIDEQCSRYPNVESIVAYMPEPFGTHHSKMMILLRHDDLAQVIIHTANMIPGDWANMTQAVWRSPLLPLLPSASTSEGTGGYGSGTRFKRDLLSYLNAYGRPKTGQLVKQLERFDFRAVRAALIASVPSKRKVESMDAKRETQWGWPALKDIIRHIPLAPHAGTAHIVLQISSIASLGQTDKWLKDIFFDSLAQHSSPPTPRPRFSIIFPTPDEIRRSLNGYGSGGSIHMKTQSAPQQKQLQYMHPYLRQWAGDSDFGLEASSTEAASIPRREAGRRRAAPHIKTYIRFSDAAMGSIDWAIVTSANLSTQAWGAAVNVQGEVRVCSWEIGVVVWPGLYVDGSPETKTARMAPCFKQDRPAETESELDDVLVGFRMPYDVPLIPYGPRDEPWCATASHPEPDWLGQTWEG, from the exons ATGGACCGCCCGGCGAAGAGGACAAAAATATCGCCTCCTGGACATGATCTTCCCATAGTTGGTACAGAAAGCCTACCAGCAGGAGACAATGGCTTGGCGTCACTACACCGATCTATCACGCCGCCTCCACAACGACGCCAGACCAGCACTGCAGCAGTATCTGATGAAATGAAACCTATTGAAACTCCAAAGCAAAATCATATGCCTACGATTATTTATTCATCCCCAATCCAACTCACTCATATCCGGGACTTACCTGCGTCGTCGGGGAACAATGTCGACACTATTCGACTGCGAGATATCCTCGGGGATCCGATGATACGCGAATGCTGGCAGTTTAATTTTTTGATCGATGTGGATTTTCTGATGAGCCAgtttgatgaggatgtcagGGACTTGGTGAAAGTGAAGGTTGTGCATGGGTCATGGAAGAGGGATGCACCTAATCGAATACGGATTGAT GAGCAATGCTCACGATACCCAAACGTGGAATCGATTGTTGCGTATATGCCTGAGCCATTTGGTACGCATCATTCCAAGATGATGATTCTACTTCGACATGATGACCTTGCTCA GGTCATAATCCATACAGCCAACATGATTCCCGGAGACTGGGCAAACATGACCCAAGCTGTCTGGCGCTCTCCTCTCCTGCCACTGCTACCAAGCGCATCGACTTCCGAAGGTACAGGGGGATATGGCAGCGGAACGAGATTTAAGCGAGATCTACTCAGTTATCTGAATGCATACGGACGTCCAAAGACAGGACAGTTGGTCAAGCAGTTGGAACGTTTCGATTTCCGGGCTGTGCGGGCAGCGTTGATAGCCAGTGTGCCATCTAAACGGAAAGTCGAGAGTATGGACGCGAAAAGGGAGACGCAATGGGGATGGCCGGCTTTGAAAGACATTATACGACATATTCCGTTGGCGCCGCATGCTGGGACGGCACATATTGTGCTTCAG ATCTCTTCAATAGCCTCCTTAGGCCAAACAGACAAGTGGTTGAAGGACATATTTTTCGATTCTCTCGCGCAACATTCATCTCCTCCAACACCACGCCCACGATTTTCTATTATCTTTCCAACGCCAGACGAGATTCGTCGGTCTCTCAACGGCTACGGTTCCGGTGGATCCATTCACATGAAAACGCAAAGCGCACCCCAACAGAAACAGCTACAATACATGCATCCTTACTTGCGGCAATGGGCAGGAGATAGCGACTTTGGTCTCGAGGCATCATCCACAGAAGCAGCATCTATTCCTCGACGGGAAGCGGGACGTCGTCGTGCGGCGCCTCATATTAAGACGTATATCCGGTTCTCTGATGCGGCCATGGGATCTATAGATTGGGCGATAGTGACCTCTGCGAATCTCTCGACGCAAGCATGGGGTGCAGCGGTTAATGTACAGGGGGAGGTTAGGGTCTGTAGCTGGGAGATCGGGGTGGTTGTGTGGCCTGGTTTGTACGTCGATGGTTCCCCGGAGACTAAGACGGCCAGAATGGCCCCATGCTTCAAGCAAGATCGTCCTGCTGAAACGGAGTCTGAACTGGATGATGTCCTGGTCGGATTCCGGATGCCATATGATGTCCCCTTGATACCGTATGGACCCCGGGACGAGCCATGGTGTGCGACAGCAAGTCATCCGGAACCTGACTGGTTAGGGCAGACATGGGAGGGCTAG